Below is a window of Herminiimonas arsenicoxydans DNA.
ACTGACGCCCATGGCACCGCCCAGCTGCCGCGCAAAATTGAGCGCGCTTACTCCCTGTGCGATCAGCTTGATGTCCAGCCCCCGCATGGCGCCCAGGCTGAGCGCCGGTAACACAAAACCCAGACCGATACGCCCGATGACGGCCCATGCCATCAACAGCAGATAACTGGTCGCAGATGAACCATTGGCCATCAGGACAAAGGACGCCGTGAGCAAACCCAGCCCGATCACAACCAGCACATTTGGTGGATAACGGTCTGCCAGCCGCCCGGCCAGCGGGATCGTCAGCGCCAGCACGATCCCTGCGGGCAACAGCACCAGGCCAGCTTGCGATGGCGCGTAATGCAGCGCTACTTGCAGATAGACGGGCAGCAGATAGGTAGAGCCGAACAGGCCCATGCCGTAAATGAAAGCCACCAGTGCACCCATCGCAAATTGCCGATAGCCGAACAACGCCATGTTCACCAGCGGCTCGTGTCGGGTGCGCAACTGATAGACAATAAAAGCAGTGAAACTGCCCACTCCCAGCAGCAGAAGCAGCAAGGCCTGCTGCAGGTCTGCACGCAATTCCACCAGACCGTTCAGCAGGCTGATGATACTGATGCCGATTAGCAGCAAGCCTTTCCAGTCCAGCGGTTTGGCATGTTCCAGAATCTGGCTGTACAGCGGCAGAAAGCGCCGGATCATGTAAAACACCAGCAGGCAGGGCGGCACCACCACGAAGAAAATCGAACGCCAGCCAAACAATTCCACCAGAAAACCGCCGACACTCGGTCCTATTGCCGGTGTCAGCACCACACCGAAACCGAAAATTCCCATCGCCTTGCCCTGCTCTTCGGCAGCAAACGCGCGCAAGATCACGATCGCCGGTATCGGCTGCATCACGCCAGCCGCCAGGCCTTCTAGCACGCGCATCGATAAAAGCATAGGGTAATTCACACTGAAGCCGCCGACCACGCCGCCCAGCAACAACAGGCTGACGGCGCCGGTATAAGTGCGGCGCAGACCGAAGCGCTGCAATAGCCATGGCGTGGTCAGCATGGACAGCGTCATCGCCAGCATGAAACTGGTGGAAACCCATTGCGCCCGCTCCTGCCCCAGCGTGAAGTAGTGACTTAAATCGGGAATCGCGACGTTGACGATGGTCGCGGACAGAGTCGCGGCAATATTGCCTATCATGCAGGTCAGCAGGACCAGCCATTTGTAGCGCTCGCCGTAGCGCGTGCGCAGAACTTCCAGGGTCATTGTTGACATGGCGAATGAATCCAGACTGGTAGGGATTCAGTATAAGTGCATCCGCCTGTCATTTATTGGAAGAAACCCATTCCCGGGATGGATTGCTGCCTGCAGCTTCTTCGGCACTGCGGCCAGGACTCCAAAGTCAATAAAAAAAAGCCGGAGTATCTCCGGCTTTTTTACATCTGACGTGCTGTAGAACAAGGATGCGAAATCAGCTTTCCTCGCCCGAAGCATTTTCTTCCGGCGGAGGATCAATTTTGGTAATCAACAAGCGATCAATGCGATTGCGATCCATGTCGACCACCTCGATCCGGTAACCTTCCCATTCAAAAGAATCCGACATTTGCGGGATATGGCCAAGGAAGGTCATCACGAAACCTGCCAGCGTGTGGTACGTGCCGGACGCTTCTTCCGGGAAGCGCACATCGGTTTCCAGCAATTCGCGGAAACGGTCGAACGATACGCCGCCATCGATCAGCCATGAACCGTCGTCGCGGCGCACGCCATCGACTTCATGATGTTCATCGATCACCGAGACGTCGCCGACCAGCGCGCCCAGCACGTCGCTGAGCGTCACTATGCCTTCGATTTCACCGTACTCATCGATCACCAGCGCCAGTTCAGCCCGGTTTTTCTTCAGTGTTTCCAGCAGTTGCATCGCACTGATGGTTTCCGGCACAAACAGCGGCGGCCTGGTTGCCCCTTCGATATCCAGCGAGGTGATGGTCTTGCCGCGTATCATCTGTTCAAACAGGCTGCCCGCATGGACGATCCCGATGATGTGCGAAATATTGCCGCGACAGACAGGGAAACGGTTGTACGAGCTATCGGCAATCTTGGCCAGATTGGTTTCTATCGTATCTTCCAGATCGATGAAATGCACATCCAGTCGCGGCGTCATCAAGGCAGCCACGCGCTGATCATCCAGACGCAGGGCGCGTGACACGATATCGTGCTCGGTTTTTTCAAACAGGCCGGCATCGGTGCCTTCGCGGATCAGGCCGGCGATTTCTTCCTCAGTCACCGCATCGTCTTTCTTGTGATGCATGCCGAGTATGCGCAGGATGAATTCCGTGGTGCCGGTCAGGATCTTGACGAAAGGCCCCATCAGGCGCGACAGCCACAACATCGGCGCAGCCACCACAGAGGCCACCACTTCCGGATATTGCATCGCGATGCGTTTAGGCACCAGTTCACCCAGAATCAGCGAGCCGAAGGTAATGCCGACCACGACGATGCCGAGCGCGATTTCGCGCGCATACATGGACAAGACTGGGATCAGGGCGATTTCCGGCGTCAGGCGTTCGACCAGCGATGCTTCACCGAATGCACCGTTGAAAATGCCTATCAGTGTGATGCCGACCTGGATGGTAGAGAGAAAACGGCTGGGGCTTTCAGATAGATCGAGTGCGGCCTTGGCGCCGCGGCTGCCGTTTTCTGCTAATTTTTGGAGACGAATGCGTTTGGAGGTTACGATCGCAATTTCGGACATGGCAAAAACGCCATTGACCAGGATCAAACCCAGGATAATTAATATGTCCACTACTAAGGGAACCCGCGGTTACACCCGCCAGCCCTACTGTTAATAAGTCGTGAATCATAACATTAGCACGGGTCGCCACGCGAAAATGGCGGAATTTTTAGCTAACGGCAGGGATTTTCGGCCAAATCAGCAAAACGCACAGGTGCGCTTGACCACTTCGGCAATCAGGAAGGCGAGCGCCGACCACAGCACGGTCGAGCCGAAGGGCAGAACGAAAATACGGTCGAGAAGTTTGAACTGGACGTCGCCTATGATGCGGCCCACGCCCACTTTTACGAGTATCCACGGCAGCAGCGCGTAAAAAACGGTCAGCCCGAGGAAAATTACTGCGACCCAGCGAATCATTACGACTCCTCCGCAGAGTGAAAAAAATTGTTTCCCGCTATGTTCACAGCAGGTGCGCCAGCAAAAAAACCAGCATCGACAACAGCACCGTCGAAGCAAACGGCAGAAAGATCTTCCTGCCGAACAGGGTAAAACGTATATCGCCCGGCAATTTGCCGACACCGAATTTTTCCAGCCATGGCAGGGCGGCGGAAAACACGATCACGGCAAGAAAGATAACAAGAAACCAGCGCAACATGGGCAGCTTTCAAGATGCTGTTACAGCCGCAACACGTGCCGGCACCTTACATTTTAAAGTCGGTGACTTTGATCCATGCGATCGAACTGATCCGGCAATTGCACGCCCAGGCCGACCACCAGCACTTTGAACAACTCGCCCATTTCTGCCGGCGAGGTCAGTTTTTGCACCGCATTGGCCTTCGGCAGATAGACTCGCGCATCCGCAGGCGAAGTCTGTAGCAAGCGATCGCCCAGCCCTGCTGCCAGCAAAAATGCCGCCTGACTCATGTAGCCAACCATTTCCAGTCCGCTGCGCACCGCTGCGTAAGCCATGGCGGTGAAATCGACGTGCGCGGTAATGTCCTGCAAACCGGGGAGGTAAAACGGATCGGGGTGGGCATGATGACGATAGTGGCACATCAGCGTGCCTTCGCTGCGCTGATCCAGATAGTATTCGCCGGCCGGGAAACCATAGTCGAACAATATTGCCGCCCCGCCCTTGCCCGACTGCTCCAATCCGGCCGCGAACATCTCCGCCAGCGTACCCATGAAGCCGGCGGCCACAGGATGCACTTCCGTCAGATAGCCGACCGGCAAATTTTCCTCGTCCGGAATTTGCGCCACCAGCGCGGCATCGCATGGCCGATCTGCGTAGACGAATTTGCCATCCGTGTAAGCGACGCCGCGCTCCAGCCATGCATGCTCGCCTTTCACTACCAGCGAAACCGGCATCGCATCCAGTACTTCATTGCCCAGCACCACGCCGGAAAATGCCGGCGGAAAATCGTCCAGCCAGCTTACCTGCGGGAATCCGGCCAGCAACTGCTGCTGGCGCGCGCGTAATTCACCGGACAACTCGACAATTGCATAATGCTCCAGATGAATGCCGGCCGCTGCGCACTCGGTCAGAATATCCAGTGCCAGCTTGCCGGTGCCGGCGCCGAATTCCAGAATCTCCGGCGCGCTCTGCGCCATCAGATCGCCAGCCGCGTGGGCCAGCGTTTCACCAAAAAGCGACGTGATTTCCGGTGCGGTTGTAAAATCACCGTCTTTGCCAAGTTTTGCCGCACCGCCACTGTAATAACCGAGATCGGGCGCATACAGCGCCAGCTCCATGTAACGGGCGAAAGAAATCCAGCCGTCATGCCGGCGAATTTCTTCAGCGATCAGGTTCTGGAGCTTATGTGACGCGGCCAGCGCGTCCGGGATAGGTTGAGGCAGTTGCAGTTGCATGGCGTTATTGTAGAGAAATCAGCGGAACACACAAGCACCCATGTCCATAGACAAACAGACAGCGTCGAAAAAAACAGCCCTCGTTACCGGCGGCGCCCGCCGTATCGGACGCACCATCGCGCTCGCGCTGGCGCAACGCGGCTGGGATGTGGTCGTGCATTACGCCCGTTCGGCCGATGACGCACGCGCCACCGTTGCCGACATACAGACACTCGGGCAACGTGCGATTGCGCTGTCTTGCGACTTGAACGATGAAACTGCAGTCAAGTCGCTGCTGCGCCGCGCTTCGGCGCAATTGGGGCCGATTTCCTGCGTGGTCAACAACGCTTCGCTGTTCGATTACGACAGCGCTGCCGATTTTTCCACCGCCTCGCTGGATGCACACATGCATGTGAATCTGGTAGCGCCAGTATTGCTGGCGCAAGCTCTTTACGAAGCCACGCCCGCGCACGGACAAGCGGTCGTCGTTAATCTGCTCGACCAGAAACTGTTCAATCTGAATCCGGATTTTTTGTCCTACACGCTGTCGAAAGCAGCACTGCACAGCGCCACCACCATGCTGGCGCAGGCGCTGGCGCCGAAGGTGCGCGTGGTTGGCGTGGCGCCGGGGATTACGCTGGTTTCCGGCGACCAGAGTGAAGCAGAATTCGCGCGCGCCCACAAAGTGACACCACTGGGCCGCTCCAGCACGCCGGACGACATCGCCGCCGCCGTGTGTTTTGTTGCCGAGGCGCCAGCCATCACCGGCACCACACTGGTGGTAGATGGCGGTCAGCACCTGGTTCCCTTGCAGCGCGATGTCATGTTTGTCGCATCCTGATTTCGCCTTTTTTTCGCAGTACAACCGGTTTATTTACCTTCCAAAATTATGAATTCCTTTCTTTTCCATCCACAGCTCGCCGATTGTCGCCGTCTGTTCCTGAGCAATTACGAAGTACAGATCAATATCGGCGTGCACGAGTTTGAAAAGAAAGGCGAACAGCGCGTGCTGATCAACGTCGATCTGTTCATCCCGCTGACCGAATCGACGCCGACCGCCGATACGCTGGACGAAGTCGTCGATTACGATTTCATGCGCAGCACGATAGCCAAACGCATGGAACAGGGACATATCCATTTGCAGGAAACCTTGTGCGACGACGTGGTCAAAGCCATGCTGGCGCACCCAAAGGTACGCGCCGTACGCGTTTCAACTGAAAAGCCCGACGTCTATCCCGATTGCGAATCGGTAGGCGTCGAAGTATTCCGTATCAAGGGGAATTAAGGTGTCGCAATCCGTCATCAATGAAGCGGCCATTTCTGCACCGGCAGAAACCGCTGCCGCGCTGAGCTTCAAGCAGGGCGAAAAAATCGTCTACGAAAACAACAAGCTGCACAAACGCCTGTGCCGCCAGGTCGGCCAGGCCATCGGCGACTTCAACATGATAGAAGACGGCGACAAGATCATGGTCTGCCTGTCGGGCGGCAAGGATAGTTACGCCTTGCTGGACATTCTGATGACGCTGCGCGAACGCGCACCGATCAAGTTCGATATTGTGGCCGTCAACCTGGATCAGAAACAGCCGAACTTTCCCGAGCACATTCTGCCGGCCTATCTGAAACAGCTGGATATTCCTTTCCACATCGAGAATCAGGATACCTACAGCATCGTCAAGCGACTGATCCCGGAAGGCAAGACAACTTGCTCGCTGTGTTCGCGCCTGCGACGCGGCATTCTGTATCGGGTGGCAGATGAATTGGGCGCAACCAAGATCGCGCTCGGCCACCATCGCGACGACATCATGGAAACCTTTTTCCTGAATATGTTCTTCGGTGCGAAGATCAAAGGCATGCCGCCAAAACTGCAATCGGACGATGGCAAGCACATCGTGATCCGCCCGCTGGCGTATGTGAAGGAAGCGGATACCGAACGTTATGCGCAGATCAAGAATTTCCCCATCATTCCATGCGATCTGTGCGGCAGCCAGGAAAACCTGCAGCGCAAACAGATCAAGAACATGCTGCGCGAATGGGAGAAAAAACATCCCGGTCGCGTCGACAATATTTTCTCGTCGCTGTCGACCGTGGTGCCTTCGCATTTAATGGATAGCAATTTGTTCGGCTTTGCAGATTTGCAGGCTACCGGCGTCGCGATGCCGAATGGCGATATCGCCTTCGATGAGGAACCATGTTCGACCGGCAGCACGATTTCGAGTGTGATCCCGCTACGAACGGAAGACTGATACAAAAAACATCCCTGCAATACGTGATGCGCCTGCATGACGCAAAAAAGCCGGTGACTTCAGCCCGGGCCATTTCGGCAAAAAAAATGGCCCGCCGCTTACATTTGTTTACATGAAAATAATTTCCATCAAGAAATAAAATGATATCCTTCACATAGTTTTAACATCTAGCGTTTCGTCCTCATGGCGGTTTCGGCGCCACTTGTTCAGTCTTTTTTGTCAAAGAATACTCCTACGCGAACGCGATGAAGCTTGGCTTGGGGTATCAAAATTCGGTTTCCATTAAAAACTCTGACCGCCGCTTTATCCGGCTACTGCATACCTGTCTTTTCGACTGCTGTCGAAAAAAATCGACAGTCGCGGATTGCGCGTATCACCTTTCAGGCGAATGAGCGACGACACCGCTTTTCCTAGAATTGCCGGTGCAGCGTCATAGCATAGTCCATGAAACCAGATGCAACAGGCGTAAGCCGCTGATAACTCTGATGTCAAAACGCCCTTTCTTTTAATCCATCCTTTAATGCAGTTGCAGGAGCGGTCCGCGTGACCGACCTCACACAAACCGAAAAATGAATGACATAAAGAGTTACCTCAATAAACACTACCAATCAGGGGACAGGATCATGCTGCCTGTTCTCTGGTTACCGTTCCTCATGGCATTGGTACTGGCAGGCTGGCACGACACGCTGCACTGGGCTTTGTTTATCGGTTTGCCTGCGGCTGCGATCCCAACCGCTTTTATTTTTCTCTTCCCCGGCATGCTGCTGACGCGCTGCTCGGTCGCTGCCGCATTCATGATTTTCTGCGGCCTGCATATTCATCAGGCTGCCGGCGCATCCGAGCTGCATTTCGGGATTTTTGTCTTGCTCGCATTCCTGCTGGTCTATCGCGACTGGATCGTGATCGTCGTGGCCGCAGCCGTCATTGCAGTCCACCATCTGAGTTTTAACTATCTGCAGCAATGGGGATTCGGCCCGATCTGCTTTACCGAACCGGGGCTGGGCATCGTCATTGCGCACGCCTCCTACGTAGTGGTCGAAGCATCCGTGCTGTCCTATCTTGCCATTCTGCTGCACCGCGATGCCGTACAGTCGGCAGAACTCGATATGCGTGTCATTGCCATGACGGCGGATGGTAGTAGTCACATTGACTTGTCCGCTATCGATATGGATGCCCGCAGCAAAAGCGGCAAGGATTTGCAGGCCATACTGGTCACGTTGCACGGCGCAATCAGTTCCGTACAGAATGGCGCAGACGCAATGGGTTCCGGCGTGGCACATATTGCGAACGCCAACGTGGATCTTTCCGCGCGCATAGAAGAACTCTCCAGAACACTGGAGGAGACCTCCTCCTCGATGGAAAAGCTCACGACCAGCGTCGCGAAAAACGCAAGCAACGCGCACACCGCACAAGATCTGACGGCAACCGCTACCGCGCTCTCGAAAGATGGAAGCAATGTGGTCAACAAGCTGATCGACACGATGGGCGCGATCAATGCATCATCGTCGCGCATGTCCGACATCATTGGCGTCATCGACGGTATCGCATTCCAGACCAACATCCTTGCGCTTAACGCGGCAGTAGAAGCGGCACGCGCAGGCGAGCAGGGTCGGGGCTTTGCGGTGGTGGCAGCCGAAGTGCGCACGCTGGCGCAGCGTAGCGCAACGGCAGCCAGGGAGATCAAGCAGCTCATCGACAATTCGGTCAGCAGTGTCGCACTCGGCACGGAACTGGTCGATCAGACCGGCGCGACCATGAGCAAGGTCGCATCCAGCATCCAGCGCGTCGGCACGATTATTGTCGATATCAGCAATGCCAGCCACGAACAGAGCCTGGGTATTACGGAAATCCATCATGCCGTCGCAGACATGAAAACCGTCATGCAGCAGAATGCCGTGTTCGTAAACGATGTTGCGACATCGTCGCTGGAACTGAAACAGCAATCGGAAAAAATGCTGCAGGCGGTGAGTGTGATCAAACTACAGAACGAGGCGCAAAACCATGTGCTTGCTCTGCCGAGCAATCGGATGGAAACCCTGCGACTCAGGTAATGCGCAAGCAGCGAAACCGGATACATTCAAGCACACACGACTTCAACAACAGCGGGCAGTCTGTCATCAGGCCGCAACCGCCAGCTTGTTGAAGTCATTCATCCAATCCTGCAAGGTCTGCACAAAATAGCTCTTTTGCCTGGGCGTCGCCATGTGCATGATGCTTGCCACCATCGCGGTCGTGGCGGCAGTCGACTCATCAAAAAAAACCTGATGCTGTTTGTTACCGAAGCGATCCACGGTTTCCGCAGTAAATTTCTTCAGCATGGCAATCGTGGCTTCCCTGCCCGGCTTTTCAGTCTGGATTTTCTTCAATAGCGCGATCAGTTCCTGCTGCCTGTGTACGCGATCCTGCATCAGCAAATCATTGTTGAGAGGCCGTGCATTCGATGCCATACGGATTTTCGCTTCCTGTTCCCTGCTGAAATTGCCAAACCAGTATTCCGCCTGCTTGAGCGCCTTCTTGTAACGGAATTCCTGACGCGATGCGATATCGCCACGCAGATATTCACTGCGGAACTTGTCGTTGGATTTGGAAAATTTCTTTTCGATGTTGGCGATCTGCTCCGCGTTGAGCGAAAGCGCAAGATCTGCCAGCTCGGGCGCAGCCCGGTCGGCAATCATCAGTACGCGCGCTTTTGCATCGTTATAGTCGCCCATCAAATCGGCCGGCGTCACAGTACCCAGGTCGCGATGCTGCATGCGGCTGATCAGACGCACATATTCTTTCAACTGCGTCTTGCGATGCCAGGCAAACACCTGGTCGATGTGGTTTTTGGCCCACGGCTTTTGCTCGCTGTCGAAATCGACATAGCTATTGAGCCACCAGTAGGAAATGGTTTCACCATTGCTGTAGCCCAGCCGCGCTGCACTGCAGGCAAGGAGAGTGACGGTCAGGCAAAGAATTGCTGCTTTTTTTGCAAGAGGGCCGAAGGGACGCATGATAAAATTTTGCATTCTTTTCACTGGTTTCCTATGAATATAGTCATTCTTGCTGCAGGTATGGGAAAGCGCATGCAATCCGCGCTACCGAAAGTCTTGCATCCACTGGCGGGCAAGCCGCTGCTATCCCACGTCATCGATACGGCGCGGCAACTTTCGCCATCCACGCTGTGCATAATCTATGGCCACGGCGGCGAACAGGTGCCGCAACTGCTGCAAAGCAAGGATTTATCATTTGCCAAACAGGAACCGCAACTCGGCACCGGCCACGCTGTCATGCAGGCCGTACCGCAACTGAACGACGATAGCCCTACGCTGATTCTGTACGGTGACGTCCCATTGACCACAGCTGCTTCACTGCAACGTTTATTGGACATCGCCGGCGCCGATAAGTTGGGTATCTTGACGGTTGATCTGGACAACCCGACCGGCTACGGTCGCATCGTCCGCGAAAACGGCGCCATCACGCGCATCGTCGAACAGAAAGATGCCAATGAGCAGGAGCGCAGCATCCGCGAAGTCAACACCGGCATCATCGTTGCGCCTACCAAACAACTGAAAACCTGGCTCGCCAATCTTTCCAACAAGAATGCCCAAGGCGAGTATTACCTGACCGATATTGTGGCCAGTGCAGTAGCCGATGGCGTGCAAGTCGTTTCCGCCCAACCCGACCACGTATGGGAAACCCACGGCGTCAACAGCAAAGTCCAATTGGCCGAACTGGAACGCGTGCATCAGAACAACATTGCCCGCGCATTGCTTGAACATGGTGTGACACTGGCCGATCCGGCGCGCATCGATGTACGCGGTACGCTGACTTGCGGACGCGATGTGAGTATTGATGTCGGCTGCATATTTGAAGGCGACGTTACCCTGGCAGACGGCGTACGTATCGATGCATATTGCGTGCTGCACAATACGACTGTCGGTGCGCAAACCCACATTCGTCCCTACAGCCATTTTGAAGGTGCGACCGTCGGCACGGCCTGCATCATCGGCCCTTACGCACGCCTGCGTCCCGGCGCCGTGCTTGGGGAAGATGTGCATATCGGCAATTTCGTCGAAGTCAAAAACAGCGACATCGCCGCGCACAGCAAAGCCAACCATCTGACCTACATTGGCGACTCCACCATAGGTTCGCGCGTCAACATCGGAGCCGGCACCATTACCTGCAATTACGACGGCGTAAACAAATCGCGCACTATCATCGAGGACGATGTGTTCGTCGGCAGCGCGACGCAATTGATCGCGCCGATACGCGTCGGCAAAGGTTCGACCATAGGCGCCGGCACGACACTGACCAAAGATGCACCGGCCGACAAGCTGACCGTATCGCGTTCCAGGCAAATCACTGTCGATGGCTGGCAGCGACCGGTCAAGATCAAAAAATAAAGTCGATGAAGAAGGCCGCCATCGCCGCGCAGGCATTACACCTGCAGCAGATACCGAATATCGGTCCGGCGATGGTCAAGGATTTTCATTTGCTGGGCATCCGGCAATGCACCGATCTGATCGGAGAAAATCCTTACGCTTTGTATGAGCGCCTATGCGAGCTGACCGCGACGCGTCACGATCCCTGCGTGATCGACACCTTTATTTCTGCCGTCCGCTTCATGGAGGGCGCACCGGCCCGGCCATGGTGGCACTACACGGAAGAGCGCAAGAAAACACTCAGCCTGCGCGGCAAGTAGCCGCTTGCCTTGCTCACACCGCGATCCGCGTCTCAAACTTGCTGCGATGGATGGAGAAAAAGCTCTTCACGTTGCGCACATTCGCGTGCGAAGCAAACAGGCGGTGTACGAGCGCGTTATAGGCCGGCATATCCGCCACCTGTATCACCAGCACGAAGTCCGGCCCCGGCGACACGCGGTAGCATTGCAGGACCGCACTTTCTCCGGCGACCACAGTTTCAAACTCCACCTGCCGTTCGGCGGCCTGATTGTCCAATGTAATTTCGACGATCGCCGTCAGTCCCGCCCCTATCTTTTGCGGCGACACGATCGCGACCTGACGCTCGATCACGCCGGCATCGACCAGACGCTTGACGCGACGCAGGCAGGTAGGCGGTGAAGCATGCACGGCCAGCGCCAGATCGTTGTTGGTTTGCGATGAATCGCCCTGTAGCGCATTCAAAATGCGTCTATCCAGCTCGTCCAGCAGTATGGTGTCGTCACTCATATGAAAAATAATCGCTTATATTTGAAATTTAATTTCACTTAATCAATCAAGAGAAATAATAAGCCATTTATTTAAGTATTTAGAAAACTTATTTCACAAACCCTCATCTAGACTCTCTCACTTATACACATCATCACGAGGTAAGCCATGTGCGGTATCGTCGGCGCAGTAGCGCAACGCAACATTACTCCCATCCTGCTGGAAGGTCTGAAGCGCCTGGAATATCGCGGCTACGATTCCTGCGGTATCGCGCTGCATGTCGATGGCGAGTTGAAACGGGCGCGCAGCACCGAGCGCGTGACGGAACTCGAGCGGCAGATCGCAAGCACACAGCTGTCCGGCTTCACCGGCATCGCCCACACGCGCTGGGCCACCCATGGCGCGCCCGCATCGCACAACGCGCATCCGCATTTTTCGCGCGACCGCATCGCCCTCGTGCATAACGGCATTATCGAAAACCACGACGAGCTGCGGGATGAGCTGAAAGCACTGGGTTACGTGTTTGAGAGCCAGACCGATACCGAAGTCATCGCGCATCTGGTCGATCATTTATATACCGGCGATTTGTTTGAAACCGTGCAACTCGCCGCCAAACGCCTGACGGGCGCCTTTGCGATTGCCGTCTTCAGCCGCGATGAACCGCATCGCGTGGTCGGCGCTCGTCGCGGCTCGCCGCTGATCGTGGGCATCGGCAATGGTGAAAACTTCGTCGCCTCCGATGCGCTGGCACTGGCCGGCACCACCGATCAAATCATTTACCTGGAAGAAGGCGACGTCGTCGACCTGCAATTGCAACGCGTATGGATCGTCGATGCCGACGGCAAGCAGGTGCAGCGCGAAGTCAAAACCGTACATGCACACACCGGCGCAGTCGAACTCGGCCCGTACCGTCATTACATGCAGAAGGAAATCTTCGAGCAGCCGCGCGCCATCGCCGACACGCTGGAAGGCATCAGCGCCATCACGCCGGATATTTTTGGCGATCAGGCATTTGCCACTTTCAGAAAAATCGACTCGGTTCTGATTCTCGCCTGCGGCACCAGCTACTACTCCGGCATGACGGCCAAATACTGGATAGAAGGCATCGCCGGCGTCCGCTGCGATGTGGAAATCGCCAGCGAATATCGTTATCGCGACAGCGTGCCGAATCCGCATGCGCT
It encodes the following:
- a CDS encoding Transcriptional regulator, AsnC family (Evidence 2b : Function of strongly homologous gene; Product type r : regulator), whose translation is MSDDTILLDELDRRILNALQGDSSQTNNDLALAVHASPPTCLRRVKRLVDAGVIERQVAIVSPQKIGAGLTAIVEITLDNQAAERQVEFETVVAGESAVLQCYRVSPGPDFVLVIQVADMPAYNALVHRLFASHANVRNVKSFFSIHRSKFETRIAV
- the glmS gene encoding Glucosamine--fructose-6-phosphate aminotransferase [isomerizing] (Hexosephosphate aminotransferase) (D-fructose-6-phosphate amidotransferase) (GFAT) (L-glutamine-D-fructose-6-phosphate amidotransferase) (Glucosamine-6-phosphate synthase) (Evidence 2a : Function of homologous gene experimentally demonstrated in an other organism; PubMedId : 11916143, 91182805, 92117657, 92232690, 10091662, 2826397, 3010949; Product type e : enzyme) — translated: MCGIVGAVAQRNITPILLEGLKRLEYRGYDSCGIALHVDGELKRARSTERVTELERQIASTQLSGFTGIAHTRWATHGAPASHNAHPHFSRDRIALVHNGIIENHDELRDELKALGYVFESQTDTEVIAHLVDHLYTGDLFETVQLAAKRLTGAFAIAVFSRDEPHRVVGARRGSPLIVGIGNGENFVASDALALAGTTDQIIYLEEGDVVDLQLQRVWIVDADGKQVQREVKTVHAHTGAVELGPYRHYMQKEIFEQPRAIADTLEGISAITPDIFGDQAFATFRKIDSVLILACGTSYYSGMTAKYWIEGIAGVRCDVEIASEYRYRDSVPNPHALVVTISQSGETADTLAALRHAQSHGMLHTLTICNAATSAMVRECALAYITRAGVEVGVASTKAFTTQLAALFLLTLSLAQVKGRLNDEQEAAYLKQMRHLPVAISAVLALEPQIIAWAEAFARKENALFLGRGLHYPIALEGALKLKEISYIHAEAYPAGELKHGPLALVTEEMPVVTVAPNDSMIEKLKSNMQEVRARGGELYVFADGDSRITSGEGLHVIRLPEHYGALSPILHVVPLQLLAYHTALARGTDVDKPRNLAKSVTVE